The nucleotide window TACTGGTGCTTATTATGCAAATGAAGCGTTGGATTTAGGCTTGTCAATTGATAGGATTGCTGACTTTCTAGTGAAACAAGAGCTAGATTCCATGACTGATCGAGAATTAGCACCTAAATTTTATAAGCTATTTCGTGACTACATTATCCAATTCAGCAAGCATTTTAAAATAAATCAAGAGCATACAAATGAAACGCAAGAGATTTGGGGGAAAATCGAAACAAAAGGTAATAAAACGTATTGCTATATGTTCCCTCATATTTACGACAAATTAGCAAAAGACATGGGATTTGCCGACCCCAATGTCTTGCTTGATGGGCTAAAAGCTAATGGCAATCTTAAACATGATAATCAAAAAAAACAAATTAAAAAAGCTATTTTTACAAAAGAGGAAACCAAGTTACGAGAAAAGGTTTTACCTAATAAACCTTACAGTCCCAGAGGTGATTATAGCGTGTGTATTGTATATGATGGGGACATTTTGGCAGATTATCATAAGGGCTCATTGGATAACTTTAATCCAAACAGTACAAATACACGTACGATAAAACCAAAAAACGAGCTTGAAGCCATGATTGAAAAAAACAAAAGCAAAGGACTTTTTGACGAATGAAAATGGACGAGTGTCTAGCATTCTTCAATCATGAAAATAAGCAATTAAGTGTGGGTACTCTGAAAGAATACAACAAGGATATAACTGCCTTCAAAGCCTTCTTACAGAATAAATACACGGAATATTTTGATATTAGACAGATTAAAGAACAAGATTTGAATGATTATTTGGCTATGCTTACGGCTGTGAAGGGATATAAGCCCTCCAGTCGTAACCGTCAAATGAATACACTGCGCTCCTTTTTTAAGTTTTGTAAGAAGAAAAGCCTTGTTGAAAAAAATCCAGCAGAGTATCTTCAGCGATTAAAAGAACCCCCAAGGCAAGCTGTGTTTCTTACTTCAAAAGAAGTTGGAGAATTGATACCTGCAATCAACCATCCGTTGATTCAATTAGTTGTATTGACCTTATTTTATACAGGGTTAAGGATTACAGAATGTTTAAAGCTTGAACTAACGGATGTGGATTTTCAACAAAACACCATTACGGTTAAGCATGGTAAGGGAGATAAACGTAGAGTCATTCCTCTGCATTCAGAATTAAAAATACATCTTCAAGCGTATATTCAGAACTGGCGAATAAAAGGTAAAACGGAACGGCTATTTTTGACAGAACGCACAAACAGCTTATCAGATGTCTATGTGAACAAGGTTCTTAAAGAAACTGTTGAAAAATTAAAGTGGGATAAGCATGTTACCTGCCATGTTTTAAGACATTCCTTTGCTTCAGCCCTTGTACAAAATAATGTAAATATCGTAGCGGTACAACAATTATTGGGACACGCTAATTTAAAGACAACAAGTTCCTATACACATATTCATCAGCAAACTGTTGATGAGGGCATTGAAACACTTACTATTTTCTAATTGTCCCCCAATTCCCCCGCCAATTTGGGCAAAAGACAAAACAAAAAATACATTCAGATTCATTTTTTGTGGAAAGTCAGGTTGTTTTCCAACCATGCTAAAAAATCTTTTATTTTGAATTGACTGGGGGATATGGGGGATTTAATAAAATTTCAATAATATATCATAGATTTAGATAAATCATTATTAATTTTCACTCAAGAAATTAATCAATAAATATAAAGGAAGGTTACATTTTGCAAGGTGTATTCTATTGGTTTGCTTGAAGAAAAAGCACAATTTGAATAATCGTATTGAAACGGTTTAAGTTTCAATAAAAGTAGGTAGACGCAAATACCAAACTTTCTTGATGT belongs to Lysinibacillus louembei and includes:
- a CDS encoding tyrosine-type recombinase/integrase, whose protein sequence is MKMDECLAFFNHENKQLSVGTLKEYNKDITAFKAFLQNKYTEYFDIRQIKEQDLNDYLAMLTAVKGYKPSSRNRQMNTLRSFFKFCKKKSLVEKNPAEYLQRLKEPPRQAVFLTSKEVGELIPAINHPLIQLVVLTLFYTGLRITECLKLELTDVDFQQNTITVKHGKGDKRRVIPLHSELKIHLQAYIQNWRIKGKTERLFLTERTNSLSDVYVNKVLKETVEKLKWDKHVTCHVLRHSFASALVQNNVNIVAVQQLLGHANLKTTSSYTHIHQQTVDEGIETLTIF